A window of the Desulfobacula toluolica Tol2 genome harbors these coding sequences:
- a CDS encoding type I restriction endonuclease subunit R, whose protein sequence is MTRSEAQTRTELIDRELAQSGWNVNDPTQVIEEFDILTSAPDGVAESVSNYGNHQFSDYVLLGKNGKPLAVVEAKSTSKDAAIGREQAKQYCYNIQIQIGGKLPFCFYTNGHEIFFWDLENYPPRRVMGFPTREDLERFQYIRHNKKPLTHEFINKDIAGRDYQIRAIRSVLEAIEAKKRDFLLVMATGTGKTRTCIAVADVLMRTSHVERVLFLVDRIALREQALSAFKEHLPNEPRWPNVGEKLIAGDRRIYVSTYPTMLNILRENDRKLSPHFFDLIVVDESHRSIYNTFGEILDYFKTMTLGLTATPTDIIDHNTFKLFHCEDGLPTFAYTFEEAVNNVPPYLCSFQVMKIQTRFQMEGISKRTISLEDQKRLILEGKEIEEINFEGTQLEKQVVNKGTNILIVKEFMDECIKDHNGVLPGKTIFFCSSKAHARRIETIFDQLYPQYKGELAKVLVSDDPRVYGKGGLLDQFTNNDMPRIAISVDMLDTGIDIRELVNLVFTKPVYSYTKFWQMIGRGTRLLEPKKIKPWCTQKDVFLIIDCWDNFEYFKLNPKGKELTPQVPLPVKLVGLRIDKIETALTKNKPDIVLREAGKLKEQIRLLPQTSVVIKEAAALLSDVGKASFWDTLTHEKLHWLRIHIKPLFKTFSDADFKAMRFERDLLEYTLAVLNEETIKAETLKTGIVEQISELPLSVPFVKLEESLIRSAQGNHYWRSISDHDLDSLCDKLGPLMKFCEQEDPGANQVHLNLADKLHNKEMVEFGPQHEAVSISRYRDMVEALIMELTSSHPILQKLQNGKDVTAQEAQALAEQLHSEHPHITERLLRQVYKNKKARFIQFIRHILGLEVLKSFPESVSEAFEQFIQQHTTLSSRQLAFLNLLKEVVIEREAIEKKDLIHAPFTVIHPQGIRGVFSPAEIKEILSLTQRLVA, encoded by the coding sequence ATGACCAGGTCTGAGGCCCAAACCCGAACCGAATTGATTGACAGAGAACTGGCGCAGTCCGGTTGGAATGTCAACGATCCCACCCAGGTGATTGAAGAGTTCGATATTTTGACATCTGCTCCTGATGGCGTTGCAGAATCTGTCTCCAACTATGGGAACCATCAATTCAGTGATTACGTTTTATTGGGCAAAAACGGAAAACCCCTGGCTGTTGTTGAAGCCAAAAGCACCAGTAAGGATGCTGCCATAGGTCGCGAACAGGCCAAACAGTATTGTTACAACATTCAAATCCAGATCGGCGGAAAACTCCCTTTCTGTTTTTATACAAATGGCCATGAGATTTTTTTCTGGGACCTTGAAAATTATCCCCCGCGCAGAGTGATGGGGTTTCCGACCCGTGAAGACCTGGAGCGTTTTCAGTACATTCGCCACAACAAAAAACCACTCACCCATGAGTTCATCAATAAGGATATTGCCGGTCGTGACTATCAGATCCGGGCCATACGCTCCGTATTAGAGGCCATCGAAGCAAAAAAACGGGACTTTTTACTGGTCATGGCCACCGGCACAGGTAAAACTCGTACGTGCATTGCAGTGGCCGATGTACTCATGCGCACAAGCCATGTGGAGAGAGTTTTATTTCTGGTGGATCGGATTGCCCTGCGCGAACAGGCATTGTCTGCGTTTAAAGAGCACCTGCCTAACGAACCACGGTGGCCGAATGTGGGAGAAAAACTCATTGCCGGGGATCGCCGTATTTATGTCTCCACCTATCCGACCATGCTCAATATTCTTCGGGAAAACGACCGGAAGCTGTCCCCCCATTTTTTCGATTTAATTGTTGTTGATGAAAGCCACCGCTCCATTTACAACACCTTTGGTGAAATCCTCGACTATTTCAAAACCATGACCTTAGGGCTTACTGCAACGCCCACCGACATCATAGATCATAACACCTTTAAGCTTTTTCATTGTGAAGACGGCCTGCCCACCTTTGCCTATACGTTTGAAGAAGCGGTTAATAATGTCCCCCCTTACCTTTGCAGCTTTCAGGTTATGAAAATTCAGACCCGGTTTCAGATGGAAGGCATCAGCAAACGTACCATCTCACTGGAAGATCAAAAAAGACTGATATTGGAAGGCAAAGAAATCGAAGAGATCAACTTCGAAGGCACTCAGCTTGAAAAGCAGGTGGTGAACAAAGGCACGAACATCCTTATTGTAAAAGAATTCATGGACGAGTGCATCAAGGATCACAATGGTGTCCTGCCCGGAAAAACGATTTTTTTCTGCTCCTCCAAAGCCCATGCAAGACGGATTGAAACCATTTTTGATCAGCTCTACCCCCAATATAAGGGAGAGCTTGCCAAAGTGCTGGTATCAGATGACCCAAGGGTATACGGAAAAGGCGGACTGCTTGACCAGTTTACCAACAACGATATGCCGCGTATTGCCATCAGCGTCGATATGCTGGATACCGGCATTGACATCCGGGAACTGGTGAATCTTGTTTTTACAAAACCGGTTTATTCTTACACCAAATTCTGGCAGATGATCGGTCGCGGTACCCGTTTGCTGGAACCTAAAAAAATAAAACCCTGGTGTACACAAAAGGATGTGTTTCTGATCATCGATTGCTGGGACAATTTTGAGTACTTCAAACTGAACCCAAAGGGCAAAGAGCTGACACCCCAAGTGCCGTTGCCTGTAAAACTGGTTGGACTCAGAATAGATAAAATTGAAACCGCATTAACCAAAAATAAACCCGATATCGTTCTCCGGGAAGCCGGAAAGCTAAAAGAGCAGATCCGTTTGTTGCCGCAAACCTCCGTGGTAATCAAGGAGGCTGCGGCCCTTCTTTCAGACGTTGGTAAAGCCTCTTTCTGGGACACCCTGACCCATGAGAAACTCCACTGGTTGCGAATCCATATCAAACCCTTGTTCAAAACCTTTTCAGATGCGGATTTTAAAGCCATGAGGTTTGAAAGAGATCTGCTGGAATACACTCTGGCAGTGCTGAATGAAGAAACGATAAAGGCCGAAACCTTAAAAACAGGTATCGTCGAACAGATCAGTGAACTTCCGCTCAGTGTTCCCTTTGTAAAACTGGAGGAAAGCCTGATACGATCTGCTCAGGGCAATCACTACTGGCGCAGTATCAGTGACCATGATCTGGATTCCCTGTGTGACAAGCTCGGCCCTTTAATGAAATTTTGTGAACAGGAAGACCCCGGCGCAAACCAAGTCCACCTCAATCTTGCCGATAAACTGCACAACAAGGAGATGGTGGAATTCGGCCCGCAGCATGAAGCGGTGAGTATTTCCCGTTATCGTGACATGGTGGAAGCACTGATTATGGAACTTACAAGCAGCCATCCAATACTTCAAAAATTACAAAACGGCAAGGACGTCACTGCACAAGAAGCCCAGGCGCTGGCGGAGCAACTTCATTCAGAGCATCCGCATATCACCGAAAGATTGCTGCGGCAGGTTTATAAAAATAAAAAGGCCCGCTTTATCCAGTTCATTCGTCATATTCTGGGCCTTGAAGTGCTGAAAAGTTTTCCTGAAAGCGTCAGTGAGGCGTTTGAGCAGTTCATTCAGCAGCACACCACCCTCAGCAGCCGACAACTGGCATTTTTAAATCTGTTGAAAGAGGTGGTTATTGAACGGGAAGCCATTGAAAAGAAAGATCTGATCCATGCACCGTTTACCGTGATACACCCCCAGGGCATCCGGGGCGTGTTCAGCCCGGCTGAGATCAAAGAAATCCTGTCGCTGACTCAAAGGCTTGTTGCATAA
- a CDS encoding HNH endonuclease produces MLFPYTYVPHQMEKMQSFIDFIFFEVWPKALTEQYGIHLFAQKNALYQIMDELYRRDLAGTLRSGAGKWFYEAVNEIFNEFKKLNNAEIDEYCQSYRANNLIETLCKNVPGSSPVRYSDLNSSKTDLNNRLSDFFKKLYSSGFFRLSFVKKALGSDLSTYYTDFIRANKPRCCPFCGLFPIDTEFDPTREAFDHYLPKSKYPFNSVNLKNLAPSCNKCNSGNKKDKDPLHTKEGTRRKAFFPFSKVSADVQIRVDVINTNYTDPTPADLNISISSPSHIDEIQTWNDLFQIEERYSARCCSASGGLYWRARVLNECQNYDLSVQEMMDAEVKSAQSNPWSESNFLKIAFLEGCHRAGLFHPVSTEESTP; encoded by the coding sequence ATGTTGTTCCCGTATACTTATGTTCCTCATCAAATGGAAAAGATGCAATCGTTCATTGATTTTATTTTTTTTGAGGTATGGCCTAAAGCGCTCACCGAGCAATACGGTATCCATCTTTTTGCACAGAAAAATGCTCTTTACCAAATAATGGATGAACTTTATAGACGAGATCTTGCTGGTACACTGAGGAGTGGTGCCGGGAAATGGTTTTATGAAGCTGTAAACGAAATTTTTAACGAATTTAAAAAATTAAATAATGCTGAAATTGATGAGTATTGTCAATCCTACCGGGCGAACAATTTAATAGAAACACTATGTAAAAATGTGCCGGGGAGTTCTCCTGTTCGATACTCCGATTTGAATTCATCCAAAACAGATCTCAATAACCGATTATCAGATTTTTTTAAAAAGTTGTATTCGTCGGGGTTCTTTAGGTTAAGCTTTGTGAAGAAGGCCCTGGGCTCAGATTTGAGCACATACTATACTGATTTCATTCGGGCCAACAAACCCAGATGCTGTCCATTCTGCGGACTCTTTCCGATCGATACCGAATTTGATCCAACGCGTGAGGCTTTTGATCATTATTTGCCGAAAAGCAAGTATCCTTTTAATTCTGTAAACCTGAAAAACCTAGCACCATCCTGTAATAAATGTAATTCAGGTAATAAAAAAGATAAAGATCCGCTTCACACCAAAGAAGGCACTCGGCGAAAAGCTTTTTTTCCATTTTCTAAAGTAAGTGCGGATGTTCAGATTAGGGTGGATGTTATCAACACTAATTATACAGACCCGACACCGGCAGATTTAAACATTTCTATTTCTTCACCCTCACATATTGATGAGATTCAAACGTGGAACGACCTGTTTCAGATTGAGGAACGATATAGCGCACGATGTTGCAGTGCCTCAGGTGGTTTGTATTGGAGAGCCCGTGTACTTAACGAATGCCAGAATTACGACCTTTCGGTTCAAGAAATGATGGATGCGGAAGTAAAAAGTGCACAAAGTAATCCCTGGTCCGAATCAAACTTTCTCAAAATAGCCTTCCTTGAGGGCTGTCATCGTGCAGGTCTGTTTCATCCTGTCTCAACCGAAGAATCGACGCCATGA
- a CDS encoding tetratricopeptide repeat protein yields MRLKNNRKQKLMDLGADALAEALLGLAAHSDEADDLIEQLIATPRENVQRFKKKLSSLKRSRRFIDWRGSAEFARELEMLLQDLKSGVDDPITGIELVAAFYEADNTIFEMCDDSSGNIGDVFRYDAKELFADYASRCKDKEKIADIILKVNQKDNYGIRDTLIDCAGNCLPEPDIRTMIAKLQKRADKEKDEYSKRHHLVLIESLARQIKDAKLFEKTRIASWGKLSTAALIDIARVYLESGDVETAHSWLKKIPEGETHQAYERDKLLEVIYQKLGDLEKLTELLYQKFRSYHSTDTLQALLNVIGHDKRDEVLANEVVNILKTDRLRESDAAFMIEVGKIDEAEKYLLKRADQLDGNHYGSLLSLAEAMAADNRHLVTSLIYRSLLISILERGYTKAYPHGIGYLKNLDKLATSVADWKEFNHHEAFKAQIIEAHGRKRSFWSKYEVQK; encoded by the coding sequence GTGAGATTGAAAAACAATCGAAAACAAAAACTGATGGATCTTGGAGCGGATGCGCTTGCAGAGGCCTTGCTTGGCCTTGCCGCCCACTCCGATGAGGCCGATGACCTGATTGAACAGCTGATTGCCACTCCCAGGGAAAATGTTCAGCGGTTTAAAAAGAAGCTTTCCAGTTTGAAACGCTCACGGCGTTTTATCGACTGGCGGGGTTCTGCAGAATTTGCACGGGAGCTTGAAATGCTGTTGCAGGATCTGAAATCAGGTGTGGATGATCCTATTACCGGGATTGAACTGGTTGCCGCATTTTACGAGGCTGACAATACCATTTTTGAGATGTGTGATGACTCCAGCGGAAATATTGGCGATGTGTTCCGCTATGATGCCAAAGAATTGTTTGCGGACTATGCCTCTCGCTGTAAAGACAAAGAAAAAATTGCGGACATCATTCTGAAGGTAAATCAAAAGGACAACTACGGCATCCGGGACACCTTGATTGATTGTGCCGGCAATTGTTTGCCCGAACCAGATATCCGTACAATGATTGCCAAGCTTCAAAAACGGGCTGATAAAGAAAAGGATGAATACAGCAAGCGTCATCACCTGGTGCTGATCGAATCACTGGCCCGACAGATCAAGGATGCAAAGCTGTTTGAAAAGACCCGCATTGCGTCATGGGGAAAGCTGTCCACTGCAGCGCTCATTGACATTGCCCGAGTCTATCTGGAAAGCGGTGATGTTGAAACTGCCCATTCCTGGCTGAAGAAAATCCCGGAAGGTGAAACCCATCAGGCATACGAACGGGATAAGCTGCTGGAGGTGATCTACCAAAAACTGGGTGATTTGGAAAAGCTGACAGAACTCCTTTATCAGAAGTTCAGATCGTATCATTCCACTGACACCCTGCAGGCGCTGCTAAATGTCATCGGCCATGACAAGCGGGATGAAGTCTTAGCCAATGAGGTGGTAAATATTCTGAAGACCGACAGACTCAGGGAATCAGATGCAGCGTTTATGATTGAAGTCGGCAAGATAGATGAGGCCGAAAAATACCTCCTGAAACGTGCCGATCAGCTTGATGGTAACCACTACGGCAGCCTGCTTTCTCTGGCAGAAGCAATGGCGGCAGACAACCGCCATCTTGTTACCAGCCTGATCTACCGCAGTCTGCTTATTTCTATTTTGGAGCGCGGTTACACCAAGGCATATCCCCATGGCATTGGCTATTTGAAAAATCTGGATAAGCTGGCGACAAGCGTTGCCGACTGGAAAGAATTTAATCATCACGAAGCTTTCAAAGCGCAGATCATTGAAGCACATGGTCGCAAAAGAAGCTTCTGGTCAAAATATGAGGTACAAAAATGA
- a CDS encoding restriction endonuclease subunit S produces the protein MKVFNLGDITNNLDSKRIPLNSKDRAKKSKQKLYPYIGANNVLEYIDEYIFNEKILCIAEDGGSWGRNQICAKIYNEKCWVNNHAHVLTNKNNVVLEYLCAYLNYANLNPYITGTTRGKLTRKNLDSIQIPLPPLNDQIRIAHLLGKVEALIARRKHHLQQLDELLRSVFLEMFGDPLENPKGFPIKKLSDFYVNFKEGTKCGPFGSVLKKDEFVDVGIAVWNMDNIDPAGRMVHPFRMWITEEKYQKLRAYSVLDGDIIISRAGTVGKMCVAKMDGEPAIISTNLIRLRLGDKLRPLHIVSLITYCKGRVSRLKTGPDGGFTHMNTGILNNFEFPYPPIGLQDKFATIVEKVEGIKIQYQQSLTDLEKLYGALSQKAFKGELDLSRVPMPVEPDEADKELIETEPESVLPEHKKHFEFSTPDQNQRMALSSTEGRKPVLQNWLDEYLQWSGKDAAFSIETFMKEAQHKLDELDHEAMLSEQGAEGAEPVLGIKDYDHLKEWIFDQIRSNRIEQTRNAIKMDDREELDNTIILKNA, from the coding sequence GTGAAGGTATTCAATCTTGGTGATATCACCAACAACTTAGATAGTAAAAGAATTCCCCTTAATTCGAAAGATAGAGCAAAAAAAAGCAAACAAAAACTCTATCCATACATTGGTGCAAACAACGTACTTGAATATATTGATGAATATATTTTTAATGAAAAAATTCTTTGCATAGCTGAAGATGGGGGGAGTTGGGGGCGCAATCAAATTTGCGCAAAAATTTATAACGAGAAATGCTGGGTGAACAATCATGCTCATGTATTAACAAATAAAAATAATGTGGTATTAGAGTATCTATGTGCATACTTAAATTACGCAAATCTTAATCCCTATATCACTGGGACTACTCGTGGAAAGCTAACAAGGAAAAATTTAGACTCGATACAAATCCCCCTCCCGCCCCTCAACGACCAAATCCGCATCGCCCATTTGCTGGGCAAAGTGGAAGCCCTGATCGCCCGGCGCAAACACCACCTGCAACAACTGGATGAACTGCTTAGAAGCGTGTTTTTGGAGATGTTTGGTGATCCTCTTGAAAATCCAAAAGGCTTTCCGATAAAAAAGCTTTCCGATTTTTACGTTAATTTTAAAGAAGGCACTAAATGTGGCCCATTCGGAAGTGTACTAAAAAAGGATGAATTTGTTGATGTTGGAATAGCGGTCTGGAATATGGATAATATTGACCCTGCTGGACGTATGGTACATCCTTTTCGTATGTGGATTACTGAAGAAAAATACCAAAAATTGAGAGCTTATTCGGTTTTAGATGGTGATATCATTATTTCGCGTGCAGGAACTGTTGGAAAAATGTGTGTGGCAAAAATGGATGGTGAACCTGCAATTATCAGTACAAATCTTATACGTTTACGCTTAGGCGACAAATTACGTCCACTTCATATTGTTTCTCTTATAACCTATTGTAAAGGCAGAGTTAGTAGACTAAAAACAGGACCAGATGGTGGTTTTACTCATATGAATACCGGGATTCTTAATAATTTCGAATTTCCATACCCACCTATCGGTCTCCAAGATAAATTTGCCACTATTGTCGAAAAAGTCGAAGGCATCAAAATTCAATACCAACAAAGTCTTACCGATCTGGAAAAACTCTACGGCGCCCTAAGCCAAAAAGCCTTCAAAGGCGAACTGGATCTGTCGCGTGTACCGATGCCGGTTGAACCAGACGAGGCCGATAAAGAACTCATCGAAACAGAACCTGAGAGTGTTTTACCGGAACATAAAAAACACTTCGAGTTTTCCACGCCGGATCAAAACCAGAGAATGGCCTTGTCCAGCACCGAGGGCCGCAAGCCGGTCCTGCAGAACTGGCTGGATGAGTACCTTCAATGGTCAGGCAAGGATGCCGCCTTTTCAATCGAAACATTCATGAAAGAAGCCCAGCATAAACTTGATGAACTTGACCATGAAGCGATGCTCAGTGAACAAGGCGCTGAAGGAGCAGAACCGGTGCTTGGCATCAAAGACTACGACCATCTCAAAGAGTGGATCTTTGATCAGATCCGCAGCAACAGAATTGAGCAGACCCGAAATGCCATAAAAATGGATGATAGGGAAGAATTGGACAATACCATTATATTGAAGAACGCATAG
- a CDS encoding GxxExxY protein, which translates to MGQLLFEEESFAIRGAVFEVYREMGSGFLEHVYQECLESELSSKGIPFVSQPELTLKYKGKQLRQTYKPDLICYETIIVELKAVKAIAPEHKAQVLNYLKATGLRLGLLINFGSHPKVQIERLIL; encoded by the coding sequence ATGGGTCAATTGCTGTTCGAGGAAGAGAGTTTTGCCATAAGAGGTGCTGTCTTCGAGGTATACAGAGAGATGGGTTCAGGCTTTTTAGAACACGTGTACCAGGAGTGCCTTGAAAGCGAGCTTTCCTCAAAGGGCATTCCCTTTGTATCTCAACCGGAATTGACATTGAAGTATAAGGGCAAACAGCTACGGCAGACATATAAGCCGGATCTGATTTGTTATGAAACGATTATTGTCGAACTGAAAGCGGTGAAAGCCATTGCCCCGGAGCATAAAGCACAGGTATTGAATTATTTGAAGGCGACCGGCCTGAGGCTGGGCCTGCTGATCAACTTCGGCAGCCACCCAAAAGTACAGATTGAAAGACTAATATTATAA
- a CDS encoding type I restriction-modification system subunit M — translation MLQHNAELKSKIDQLWNKFWAGGISNPLTAIEQITYLLFMKRLDEQDLKKQADAEWTGEPYTSKFEGTWIPPEYRPKILDTDSEAEQKKKIEASKKYAIDRKGLRWSEFKHMQAEDMLSHVQGKVFPFLKDMNGTESNFTHHMKNAVFIIPKPSLLVEAVKTIDEIFLVMEKDAEQGQNFQDIQGDVYEYLLSAIASAGKNGQFRTPRHIIKLMAELVQPQLGHQICDPACGTGGFLLGAYQYVVTRLAMKAGSARLTPDEDGFIRTSVAAALSAEAQAILDTSLFGFDIDGTMVRLGLMNLMMHGIDEPKLDYKDTLSKSFDEESCYDIVMANPPFTGSVDKGDINERFQAGSPKSELLFLENIYHLLKKGGTAGVIIPQGVLFGSGKAFKTVRQMLLDRCDLKAVIAMPSGVFKPYAGVATAILVFTKVWGPKDKITKPATEQVWFYNMTDDGYSLDDKRTKKEGFGNLQDIVEKFHACDNTTEWDRTQNWFAVPREEIKKEGYDLSFSRYKEEVFEEIEYDAPSMILDRLIKAEVGDADEELLAKVNGGIVKELLALRGMIG, via the coding sequence ATGCTGCAACACAATGCAGAACTGAAAAGTAAAATCGACCAGCTCTGGAACAAATTCTGGGCAGGCGGCATATCAAACCCCCTCACAGCCATCGAACAGATCACCTATTTGTTGTTTATGAAACGGTTGGATGAGCAGGACCTCAAAAAACAGGCAGATGCCGAATGGACAGGCGAACCCTACACTTCCAAATTTGAGGGCACATGGATTCCCCCTGAATATCGCCCAAAAATCCTCGATACCGATTCTGAGGCCGAACAAAAGAAAAAAATTGAAGCGTCAAAAAAATACGCAATCGACAGGAAAGGCCTGCGCTGGAGCGAATTCAAGCACATGCAGGCGGAGGATATGCTCTCCCATGTGCAGGGCAAGGTGTTTCCGTTTTTAAAGGATATGAACGGCACCGAATCCAACTTTACCCACCATATGAAAAATGCGGTCTTTATTATCCCTAAACCCTCGCTTCTGGTGGAAGCGGTTAAAACCATTGATGAGATTTTTCTTGTCATGGAAAAAGATGCGGAGCAAGGGCAGAACTTTCAGGATATTCAAGGAGATGTGTATGAATATCTGCTGTCGGCAATCGCCAGTGCCGGTAAAAACGGCCAGTTTCGAACCCCCCGCCATATCATCAAACTCATGGCCGAACTGGTGCAGCCCCAGCTTGGACATCAAATCTGTGATCCGGCCTGCGGAACGGGCGGATTTCTGCTGGGCGCCTATCAGTATGTGGTGACCCGGCTGGCAATGAAAGCAGGGTCAGCCCGGTTGACACCGGATGAAGACGGTTTTATCCGCACCTCGGTGGCTGCTGCTTTAAGCGCTGAAGCCCAGGCCATTCTCGACACCTCCCTGTTCGGCTTTGATATCGACGGCACCATGGTTCGCCTGGGGCTGATGAACCTGATGATGCACGGCATTGATGAACCCAAACTCGACTATAAGGACACCCTCAGCAAAAGTTTTGATGAGGAATCCTGTTACGACATTGTCATGGCCAACCCGCCCTTTACCGGCAGTGTGGACAAAGGGGATATCAACGAACGGTTCCAGGCAGGCAGCCCCAAATCGGAGCTCTTGTTTCTGGAAAACATCTATCATCTGCTGAAAAAAGGCGGCACCGCCGGTGTGATCATTCCCCAGGGAGTTCTCTTCGGCAGCGGCAAGGCCTTTAAAACGGTCCGGCAGATGCTGCTCGACCGCTGTGATCTCAAAGCCGTGATCGCCATGCCCAGCGGGGTGTTTAAACCCTATGCCGGTGTGGCCACGGCCATTCTTGTCTTTACCAAAGTCTGGGGGCCAAAAGACAAAATCACCAAACCCGCCACCGAACAGGTCTGGTTTTACAACATGACCGATGACGGCTACTCCCTGGATGACAAGCGCACCAAAAAAGAGGGATTCGGAAATCTTCAGGATATTGTGGAAAAATTCCATGCCTGTGACAACACTACAGAATGGGACAGAACACAAAACTGGTTTGCCGTACCCCGTGAAGAGATCAAGAAGGAAGGGTATGACTTAAGCTTCAGCCGATACAAGGAAGAGGTGTTTGAAGAGATTGAATACGATGCGCCGTCCATGATTCTGGATCGCCTGATCAAAGCGGAAGTGGGGGATGCGGATGAAGAGCTGTTGGCGAAGGTTAACGGTGGGATTGTGAAGGAGTTGCTGGCGTTGCGGGGGATGATAGGGTGA
- a CDS encoding restriction system-associated AAA family ATPase: MKLIRLKITDPRGFRSLQPGFEYRFRSEWALQDELGETQFSDGFKPGHGFAPFVCAGRNGSGKSNLLEALAAIFFQLEVLRVRRSFLPSAFIYDEEENPEGFREGDGFPNGFELDYLINVPEYFRHKNSPLFAAVEIQKLPDQSPKIIWSNFHEFNLDEGTLKRLESNKGIVGANERNDLLPEYVLGYSSGENEILSLPFFKMRFIQLDEYRHSLTGQLPYPGRPETRMAYMDASFSQAILLCNLLYHDADTLKPFQTDMGLGDLQEFRIIIKRSIHISAEQAEGFGNDHPAVFMDSDAGTYTLNLVDLLEADQDSAKGFDPPITRLKRCATCYFTDESTDTLYLDYCVNDHTKRAFKQNFDSAIDLFHAFQVLLTLNLYPVSERLKADLYQSNSHYVSETVPVLASDERIMRFKFVRFKKDGINTSVILKDLSDGEHQLLHSLGLCLLFKDTNSLFLLDEPETHFNPAWRANFISRIRDCFNEGKDKDREMLITTHAPFLVSDSERHKVLVFDKNQETGGISISHPGYNTLGASINRITIETFDKRETIGGYAQHLLNGFREEFKKGGVDTDDLLRRIDRRLGDSVEKVLLIKTILDSIEDKD; this comes from the coding sequence ATGAAACTGATACGTTTAAAAATTACGGATCCCCGGGGTTTTCGAAGTTTGCAGCCGGGGTTTGAGTATCGCTTTCGAAGTGAGTGGGCCTTGCAGGATGAGCTGGGTGAAACTCAATTTTCGGACGGTTTCAAGCCTGGTCACGGGTTTGCCCCCTTTGTCTGCGCAGGACGCAACGGCAGCGGAAAATCAAACCTGCTGGAAGCGCTTGCTGCGATCTTTTTCCAACTGGAAGTGCTGCGTGTCCGTCGCAGTTTTTTGCCTTCTGCCTTTATCTATGATGAAGAGGAGAACCCGGAAGGGTTCAGGGAGGGGGATGGTTTTCCCAACGGGTTTGAGCTGGATTACCTGATCAACGTGCCCGAGTATTTCCGCCACAAGAACAGCCCGCTGTTTGCAGCGGTTGAGATTCAAAAACTTCCGGATCAATCCCCGAAAATCATCTGGTCCAATTTCCATGAATTCAACCTTGATGAGGGTACGCTGAAACGTCTGGAATCAAACAAAGGCATTGTTGGGGCCAATGAGAGAAATGATCTGCTCCCAGAATATGTGCTGGGCTATTCCTCGGGTGAAAATGAAATCCTGAGCCTGCCGTTTTTTAAAATGCGCTTTATTCAGTTGGATGAATACCGGCACAGTCTGACCGGGCAGCTCCCCTATCCCGGCAGGCCGGAAACCCGTATGGCGTATATGGATGCCTCATTCAGTCAGGCGATTTTACTGTGCAACCTGCTGTACCATGATGCCGATACCCTGAAACCGTTTCAGACGGATATGGGGCTGGGGGATCTGCAGGAGTTCCGCATTATCATCAAACGGTCCATTCACATCAGTGCCGAACAGGCTGAGGGGTTTGGCAATGATCACCCGGCAGTGTTCATGGACAGCGACGCCGGCACCTACACCTTAAATCTGGTTGATCTGCTGGAGGCGGATCAGGATTCGGCAAAAGGCTTTGATCCGCCGATCACACGTCTGAAACGCTGTGCCACCTGTTATTTTACCGATGAATCCACGGATACGCTATATCTGGATTACTGCGTCAACGACCATACAAAACGAGCCTTTAAACAGAATTTCGATTCTGCCATTGATCTGTTTCATGCATTTCAGGTGCTGCTTACCCTGAATTTATATCCGGTAAGCGAACGCCTCAAAGCCGACCTCTACCAGTCCAACAGCCACTATGTGAGTGAAACGGTGCCGGTTCTTGCCAGTGATGAACGCATCATGCGGTTCAAGTTTGTCCGATTTAAAAAAGACGGGATCAACACCTCTGTGATTCTCAAGGATCTGTCTGACGGTGAACACCAGCTATTGCACAGCCTGGGTCTGTGTTTGCTGTTTAAAGATACCAACAGCCTCTTTCTTCTGGATGAACCGGAAACCCACTTCAACCCTGCCTGGCGGGCCAACTTCATCAGCCGGATCAGAGACTGTTTTAATGAAGGCAAGGACAAAGACCGGGAAATGCTGATAACGACCCATGCACCGTTCCTGGTATCCGACAGCGAACGTCATAAGGTACTGGTCTTTGATAAAAACCAGGAGACAGGGGGTATTTCGATCTCCCATCCCGGCTACAATACCCTTGGGGCTTCCATTAACCGGATCACCATTGAGACCTTTGATAAACGCGAAACCATCGGCGGTTATGCACAACACCTGTTAAACGGTTTCCGTGAGGAGTTCAAAAAAGGCGGAGTGGATACAGATGATCTACTCCGGCGGATTGACCGCAGGCTCGGTGATTCGGTGGAAAAGGTGCTGCTCATTAAGACCATTCTCGACAGTATAGAGGACAAAGACTGA